The following are from one region of the Streptomyces changanensis genome:
- a CDS encoding pyroglutamyl peptidase has protein sequence MSRIRTTALGLALTAAASALTLGAAPASASPFVSSSASVPVPASGGGGAGGIAGGDVEGRADGAPAGPTVEEARLDRPVPREILRRSGFDTAAPRFADALRGARTYAQAERIAVRHGTELWRRAVDRAQGRGPVGGDLARDDDRPLYWARLGMTRALRAWEPATALPAGARERLVDRLESASRGQDAVRFPAGRGVKRVLMTGFDPFTLDRDIRIGNPSGAAALSLDGTLVRTADGGWARVETMVFPVRWRDFADGTVERALRPHLPRVDLFTTVSQGRVGRFDVERYNGAWRGGFADNENASQTGPVPVDDPATRPQWTVTSLPYAAITAAAAGPFPMYDNTAVTEVPAGAAQPVVRPDGPTPGSAARAGGGGDYLSNEIAYRATLLRDRLGLPGLPGGHLHTPVLQFGADNADAVEDPTYLRNRAAITAQVRSVIAVAAGTGGGSEGAGGGSEGAGGPGGVRR, from the coding sequence GTGTCACGGATACGCACCACCGCCCTCGGTCTCGCCCTCACGGCCGCCGCCTCCGCCCTCACCCTCGGCGCCGCGCCCGCCTCCGCCTCCCCCTTCGTCTCATCCTCCGCCTCGGTCCCCGTACCCGCCTCCGGGGGCGGGGGCGCGGGCGGGATCGCGGGCGGCGACGTCGAGGGGCGTGCGGACGGGGCCCCGGCCGGGCCCACCGTCGAGGAGGCACGACTGGACCGGCCCGTGCCGCGGGAGATCCTGCGGCGCTCCGGGTTCGACACCGCGGCGCCCCGGTTCGCCGACGCGCTGCGCGGCGCGCGGACGTACGCGCAGGCCGAGCGGATCGCCGTACGGCACGGGACGGAGCTGTGGCGGCGGGCCGTCGACCGGGCGCAGGGGCGCGGACCGGTGGGCGGCGACCTCGCCCGGGACGACGACCGGCCGCTGTACTGGGCACGGTTGGGCATGACCCGCGCCCTGCGCGCCTGGGAGCCCGCCACGGCCCTGCCGGCCGGGGCGCGCGAACGGCTCGTCGACCGGCTGGAGTCGGCCTCACGGGGCCAGGACGCCGTCCGCTTCCCGGCCGGCCGGGGCGTCAAGCGGGTGCTGATGACCGGTTTCGACCCGTTCACGCTCGACCGGGACATCCGGATCGGCAACCCGTCGGGCGCCGCCGCCCTCTCCCTCGACGGGACGCTGGTGCGCACGGCGGACGGCGGGTGGGCACGCGTCGAGACGATGGTCTTCCCGGTGCGCTGGCGGGACTTCGCGGACGGCACCGTGGAACGGGCGCTGCGCCCGCACCTGCCGCGCGTGGACCTGTTCACCACCGTCAGCCAGGGCCGCGTGGGCCGCTTCGACGTCGAGCGGTACAACGGGGCGTGGCGCGGCGGCTTCGCGGACAACGAGAACGCCTCGCAGACCGGCCCGGTCCCGGTCGACGACCCGGCCACGCGGCCCCAGTGGACGGTGACCAGCCTGCCGTACGCCGCGATCACGGCCGCCGCCGCGGGCCCGTTCCCGATGTACGACAACACGGCGGTGACGGAGGTGCCCGCCGGAGCGGCCCAGCCGGTGGTCCGCCCCGACGGGCCCACGCCCGGCTCGGCGGCCCGCGCGGGCGGCGGGGGCGACTACCTCTCCAACGAGATCGCCTACCGCGCCACGCTGCTGCGCGACCGGCTGGGGCTGCCCGGCCTGCCGGGCGGGCACCTGCACACGCCGGTGCTGCAGTTCGGCGCGGACAACGCGGACGCGGTGGAGGACCCCACGTACCTGCGGAACCGGGCGGCCATCACGGCGCAGGTCCGCTCGGTCATCGCCGTGGCGGCGGGCACGGGCGGCGGCTCGGAGGGCGCGGGCGGCGGCTCGGAGGGCGCGGGCGGTCCGGGCGGCGTGCGGCGGTGA
- a CDS encoding TetR/AcrR family transcriptional regulator, which yields MTAARPRSEERREAILRAAFEVIAERGYRGASLAAVAERAGLTQQGLLHHFPGKEALLVAVLEERDRWDTGGGGASGRSGWRLDLLATLVEYNAMRPGMVQTFSALLGESVTDSHPARAFFVRRYTAVRADMAELLRTEFGERLPCGLTPERAAPLLTAVLDGLQYQWLLDPESVDMAAAFRDFMVLVGWEEVK from the coding sequence ATGACGGCTGCCAGGCCCAGGAGCGAGGAGCGTCGCGAGGCCATCCTGCGCGCGGCCTTCGAGGTCATCGCCGAACGCGGCTACCGGGGGGCGTCGCTGGCCGCCGTCGCGGAACGGGCGGGGCTCACGCAGCAGGGGCTGCTCCACCACTTCCCCGGCAAGGAGGCGCTGCTGGTCGCGGTGTTGGAGGAGCGCGACCGTTGGGACACCGGCGGCGGCGGCGCGAGCGGCCGGTCCGGGTGGCGGCTGGACCTGCTGGCGACCCTCGTCGAGTACAACGCGATGCGGCCGGGCATGGTGCAGACCTTCTCCGCGCTGCTCGGGGAGAGCGTGACGGACAGTCATCCGGCGCGAGCCTTCTTCGTCCGGCGGTACACCGCGGTGCGGGCGGACATGGCGGAGTTGCTGCGGACCGAGTTCGGTGAGCGGCTGCCCTGCGGTCTCACCCCGGAGCGGGCCGCGCCCCTGCTCACGGCGGTACTGGACGGACTGCAGTACCAGTGGCTGCTCGACCCGGAGTCGGTGGACATGGCGGCGGCGTTCCGGGACTTCATGGTGCTGGTGGGGTGGGAGGAGGTGAAGTAG
- a CDS encoding EI24 domain-containing protein produces the protein MRDLAKGFGFLLQGQRWVGRHGRWLGFGLLPGLVTLVLYAGALVGLAFGADDLTAWATPFADDWSSPWQGLFRGFLTALVFALGLFLAVITFTAVTLLVGQPFYESLSEEVDRSEGGHVAESGLSLGRELWISARDSLRIVARVACYGVLLFALGFVPVIGQTVVPVLGFCVSGYFLTEELTAVAFQRRRIELKERLALLRGRRMMVIGFGVPLTLAYLVPFVAVFLMPGAVAGATLMARELAPDTHRPDQEPAPSAQPGAYGLHKD, from the coding sequence ATGCGTGATCTTGCCAAGGGTTTCGGCTTTCTCCTGCAGGGACAGCGGTGGGTCGGCCGGCACGGCCGCTGGTTGGGCTTCGGGCTGCTCCCCGGCCTCGTCACCCTCGTCCTCTACGCCGGCGCGTTGGTCGGTCTGGCCTTCGGCGCCGACGACCTGACGGCGTGGGCCACCCCCTTCGCCGACGACTGGTCCTCGCCCTGGCAGGGGCTGTTCCGCGGGTTCCTCACCGCCCTGGTCTTCGCGCTCGGGCTCTTCCTCGCCGTGATCACCTTCACCGCGGTGACCCTCCTGGTGGGCCAGCCCTTCTACGAGTCGCTCTCCGAGGAGGTCGACCGCTCGGAGGGCGGGCACGTCGCCGAGTCCGGGCTGTCCCTCGGCCGCGAGCTGTGGATCTCCGCCCGCGACAGCCTCCGCATCGTGGCGCGTGTGGCCTGCTACGGCGTGCTGCTCTTCGCCCTCGGCTTCGTCCCGGTCATCGGCCAGACCGTCGTCCCCGTGCTCGGCTTCTGCGTCTCCGGCTACTTCCTCACCGAGGAGCTCACGGCGGTCGCCTTCCAGCGCCGCCGCATCGAGCTGAAGGAGCGCCTGGCGCTGCTGCGCGGCCGCCGCATGATGGTCATCGGCTTCGGGGTGCCGCTGACCCTCGCGTACCTGGTCCCGTTCGTCGCGGTCTTCCTGATGCCCGGCGCCGTCGCCGGGGCCACGCTGATGGCGCGCGAGCTGGCGCCGGACACCCACCGGCCGGACCAGGAGCCCGCCCCCTCCGCGCAGCCCGGGGCGTACGGCCTCCACAAGGACTGA
- a CDS encoding carbon-nitrogen hydrolase family protein, which produces MIVAAAQFSAVPGDVGANVRTMAGMLRGAAGARVVVFPELALTGYEPELVDRDRRLWTDADDPRLDPLRDACRAVGAAAVVNGAAPGEAPGERRPYLTSFVFGPDGSLLTRYDKRHLYEAEGEVFAAGTRDGRFTLDGQRFALATCFDNHFPEVGERAAADGCRVYLASSLYGTGDGVRQRATVYPAVARDHGMYVVLANHVGPAGPWTGCGRSAVWGPDGGLLAEADATAPGLVRAEVRTGAGGVVGAQAGHVGAEAPGAAGVPGGPAPR; this is translated from the coding sequence ATGATCGTCGCAGCGGCCCAGTTCAGCGCGGTACCCGGGGACGTCGGGGCCAACGTCCGCACCATGGCGGGGATGCTCCGCGGGGCGGCCGGGGCGCGGGTGGTGGTCTTCCCCGAGCTCGCCCTCACCGGCTACGAGCCGGAGCTCGTCGACCGGGACCGCCGGCTGTGGACGGACGCCGACGATCCGCGGCTCGACCCGCTGCGGGACGCGTGCCGCGCGGTGGGCGCCGCCGCCGTCGTCAACGGCGCGGCACCGGGTGAGGCACCGGGCGAGCGGCGGCCGTACCTGACGTCGTTCGTGTTCGGGCCGGACGGGTCGCTGCTCACCCGCTACGACAAGCGGCACCTGTACGAGGCGGAGGGCGAGGTCTTCGCGGCGGGCACCCGCGACGGCCGCTTCACGCTGGACGGACAGCGGTTCGCGCTGGCCACCTGCTTCGACAACCACTTCCCGGAGGTCGGCGAGCGGGCGGCGGCGGACGGCTGCCGGGTGTACCTGGCCAGTTCCCTGTACGGGACGGGGGACGGCGTGCGGCAGCGGGCGACGGTCTATCCGGCCGTCGCCCGCGACCACGGCATGTACGTGGTCCTCGCCAACCACGTCGGCCCCGCCGGCCCGTGGACCGGCTGCGGGCGCAGCGCGGTGTGGGGTCCGGACGGCGGTCTGCTGGCCGAGGCGGACGCGACCGCGCCGGGGCTGGTCCGGGCGGAGGTCCGTACCGGGGCCGGCGGGGTGGTCGGCGCGCAGGCCGGTCACGTGGGGGCAGAGGCGCCCGGTGCGGCCGGTGTGCCCGGTGGGCCGGCCCCCCGGTAG
- a CDS encoding organic hydroperoxide resistance protein, producing the protein MSIQQSDVLYTAVATAENGRDGRVATDDGVLDVVVNPPKAMGGSGAGTNPEQLFAAGYSACFQGALAVVARQEKADVSGSEVTAEVGIGKNDDGFGIIVKISATIPNVDPATAKELLEKAHQVCPYSKATRGNITVELAV; encoded by the coding sequence ATGTCCATCCAGCAGTCCGACGTCCTCTACACCGCCGTAGCCACCGCCGAGAACGGCCGGGACGGCCGTGTGGCCACGGACGACGGCGTGCTCGACGTGGTCGTCAACCCGCCCAAGGCGATGGGCGGCTCCGGCGCGGGCACCAACCCGGAGCAGCTGTTCGCCGCCGGCTACAGCGCGTGCTTCCAGGGCGCGCTGGCCGTCGTCGCCCGCCAGGAGAAGGCCGACGTGTCCGGCTCCGAGGTCACCGCCGAGGTGGGCATAGGCAAGAACGACGACGGTTTCGGGATCATCGTCAAGATCTCCGCGACCATCCCGAACGTCGACCCCGCCACCGCCAAGGAGCTGCTCGAGAAGGCCCACCAGGTCTGCCCGTACTCCAAGGCGACCCGCGGGAACATCACGGTCGAGCTCGCCGTCTGA
- a CDS encoding SCO2400 family protein, with product MDYCHQCQRHLNGALACAGCGTPVEELRHDDPQPSAADHVFELARDEQAPRAVTGRAQARQARSGSGKARSGGDPSGSRRAARAGGRRARQRRGRNVLLGVTGLVLAAGALSLAELAMEHPADGGAATAVRQEDAAQPEPLPVPTPSAGRPEGPDEVRESPSAPHPTVDPSASADGEGAVDATGGPDGTAPAPGEGDGTGADGGAGQGQGKGELKNPTRPGASPDTDASEPPRDAPSEPVEGDPDPDPTPTPPTDDPAPEPPSSPSPAPSPTKSCTPWLWWCF from the coding sequence ATGGATTACTGCCACCAGTGTCAGCGGCACCTCAACGGAGCCCTGGCCTGTGCCGGGTGCGGAACCCCCGTCGAGGAGCTCCGGCACGACGACCCCCAGCCATCCGCGGCGGACCACGTCTTCGAGCTCGCTCGGGACGAGCAGGCGCCGCGCGCGGTGACCGGGCGTGCCCAGGCGCGGCAGGCCCGCTCCGGGTCCGGTAAGGCCCGGTCCGGTGGGGACCCGTCCGGGTCCCGGCGCGCCGCGCGGGCCGGCGGCCGACGCGCCCGGCAGCGGCGCGGCCGCAACGTCCTGCTGGGGGTCACGGGCCTGGTCCTGGCGGCGGGCGCCCTGAGTCTGGCCGAACTGGCGATGGAGCACCCGGCCGACGGCGGCGCGGCCACCGCCGTGCGGCAGGAGGACGCGGCGCAGCCGGAGCCCCTGCCCGTCCCGACGCCGAGTGCCGGGCGGCCGGAGGGCCCCGACGAGGTCCGGGAGTCGCCGTCGGCGCCGCACCCCACCGTCGACCCGTCCGCGTCGGCGGACGGCGAGGGCGCGGTCGACGCGACCGGTGGTCCCGACGGCACCGCCCCCGCGCCCGGTGAGGGCGACGGGACCGGCGCGGACGGGGGAGCCGGGCAGGGGCAGGGCAAGGGAGAGCTGAAGAACCCGACCCGGCCGGGCGCCTCCCCGGACACGGACGCCTCGGAGCCTCCGCGGGACGCCCCCTCGGAGCCGGTCGAGGGCGACCCGGACCCGGACCCGACGCCCACCCCGCCGACCGACGACCCGGCGCCCGAGCCGCCGTCCTCGCCGTCGCCCGCACCCTCGCCGACGAAGAGCTGCACGCCGTGGCTGTGGTGGTGCTTCTAG
- a CDS encoding beta-glucosidase family protein, protein MTADEAVEAALGALDLDMKARLLAGRDMWSLPAVPSVGLASLVMSDGPVGVRGVRWTADDPSVTLPSPTALAATWDPRLARRAGRLLAQEARRKGVHVLLAPTVNLHRSPLGGRHFEAYSEDPYLTGEIGTAYVRGVQDGGVAATVKHFVANDAETDRFTVDNTVPPRALRELYLAPFEAIVRGPRPWAVMAAYNAVNGVTMTEHRHLQIDVLRDEWGFDGVTVSDWLAARSTTGALRGGLDVAMPGPHTVYGEALAAAVRSGEVDEELVDRAVRRVLRLAARVGALEGAPPAVAAPPRHVDGEALAREIAHRSFVLLRNAGGALPLDPARTRRIALVGAAARDARVLGGGSAHVFPARTVSPLDGLAAALPEGVGLTYAVGADPADEPAPAGTGFTLRAVCRDASGAVLAETPLPSGQIQWIATDLPAGVTHETLHSVEITGTFTPRESGAHGFGTRGLGGLALTVAGRTLYDGVQAAGDESDPFEAFAGTPAERGTVTLTEGVPVEVSLRHTTGGGPGSPLPAVVFALLHRPPRRDPDALIAEAVEAARAADTAVVVVATTERVESEGFDRADLRLPGRQDDLVRAVAAANPRTVVVVNAGAPVETPWREEVAAVLLTWFPGQEGGAALADVLLGAQEPGGRLPTTWPAALADAPVTDVTPVDGELRYTEGPYIGYRAWDRAGGPAPAYPFGHGLGYTTWEYESLDVTPTTARVRVRNTGSRPGREVVQLYVAPRADRVERPERWLIGFATVEAAPGAAAEAEIRLAPRLFDVWDEETRAWTAVPGRYEIRAGRSLTDVRLSVCLELD, encoded by the coding sequence ATGACGGCGGACGAAGCGGTGGAGGCGGCGCTCGGGGCGCTCGACCTGGACATGAAGGCGCGCCTCCTGGCGGGCCGGGACATGTGGAGCCTCCCGGCCGTCCCGTCCGTCGGCCTGGCGTCGTTGGTCATGTCCGACGGCCCCGTCGGCGTCCGCGGCGTGCGGTGGACCGCCGACGACCCGTCCGTCACCCTGCCGTCCCCCACCGCGCTCGCCGCCACGTGGGACCCCCGGCTCGCCCGCCGCGCCGGGCGTCTGCTCGCCCAGGAGGCCCGCCGCAAGGGCGTCCACGTCCTGCTCGCCCCGACGGTGAACCTCCACCGCTCCCCGCTCGGCGGCCGCCACTTCGAGGCGTACAGCGAGGACCCGTACCTCACCGGCGAGATCGGCACGGCCTACGTGCGCGGCGTCCAGGACGGCGGGGTCGCCGCCACCGTCAAGCACTTCGTCGCCAACGACGCCGAGACCGACCGCTTCACCGTCGACAACACCGTCCCGCCCCGGGCGCTGCGCGAGCTGTACCTCGCTCCCTTCGAGGCGATCGTCCGCGGCCCCCGCCCCTGGGCGGTGATGGCCGCGTACAACGCCGTCAACGGCGTCACCATGACCGAGCACCGGCACCTCCAGATCGACGTGCTGCGCGACGAGTGGGGCTTCGACGGCGTCACCGTCTCCGACTGGCTGGCCGCCCGCTCCACGACCGGCGCCCTGCGCGGCGGCCTCGACGTCGCCATGCCCGGCCCCCACACCGTCTACGGCGAGGCCCTCGCCGCCGCCGTCCGGTCCGGGGAGGTCGACGAGGAGCTGGTGGACCGGGCGGTGCGCCGCGTGCTCCGCCTCGCCGCCCGCGTCGGCGCGCTGGAGGGCGCCCCACCGGCCGTCGCCGCACCCCCGCGGCACGTCGACGGCGAGGCGCTCGCCCGCGAGATCGCCCACCGCTCGTTCGTCCTGCTGCGCAACGCCGGCGGCGCCCTGCCCCTCGACCCGGCGCGCACCCGCCGGATCGCGCTCGTCGGGGCCGCCGCCCGCGACGCCCGCGTCCTCGGCGGCGGCTCCGCGCACGTCTTCCCCGCCCGGACCGTCTCGCCGCTCGACGGCCTCGCGGCGGCCCTGCCCGAGGGCGTCGGGCTCACGTACGCCGTCGGCGCCGACCCCGCCGACGAACCCGCCCCCGCCGGGACCGGCTTCACCCTGCGCGCCGTCTGCCGCGACGCCTCCGGGGCGGTGCTCGCCGAGACGCCGCTGCCCTCCGGCCAGATCCAGTGGATCGCCACCGACCTGCCCGCCGGGGTCACCCACGAGACGCTCCACAGCGTCGAGATCACCGGCACGTTCACCCCCCGCGAGAGCGGCGCCCACGGCTTCGGCACCCGCGGCCTCGGCGGCCTCGCGCTGACCGTGGCCGGACGGACCCTCTACGACGGGGTGCAGGCGGCGGGCGACGAGAGCGACCCGTTCGAGGCGTTCGCCGGCACGCCCGCCGAACGCGGCACGGTCACCCTCACCGAGGGCGTCCCCGTCGAGGTGTCCCTGCGCCACACCACGGGCGGCGGCCCCGGGTCGCCGCTGCCCGCCGTCGTCTTCGCGCTGCTGCACCGCCCGCCGCGGCGCGACCCCGACGCGCTGATCGCCGAGGCCGTCGAGGCCGCCCGCGCCGCCGACACCGCCGTCGTGGTCGTCGCCACCACCGAACGCGTCGAGTCCGAGGGGTTCGACCGCGCCGACCTGCGGCTGCCGGGCCGGCAAGACGACCTGGTCCGGGCCGTCGCCGCCGCCAACCCCCGCACCGTCGTCGTGGTCAACGCCGGCGCGCCCGTGGAAACGCCCTGGCGGGAGGAGGTGGCGGCCGTGCTCCTCACGTGGTTCCCCGGCCAGGAGGGCGGCGCCGCCCTCGCCGACGTCCTCCTCGGCGCGCAGGAGCCGGGCGGCCGCCTCCCGACCACGTGGCCGGCCGCGCTCGCCGACGCGCCCGTCACCGACGTCACCCCCGTCGACGGCGAACTGCGCTACACCGAGGGCCCGTACATCGGGTACCGGGCCTGGGACCGGGCGGGCGGGCCCGCGCCCGCCTACCCCTTCGGCCACGGCCTCGGCTACACCACCTGGGAGTACGAGTCCCTGGACGTCACCCCCACCACCGCCCGGGTCCGCGTCCGCAACACCGGCTCACGCCCCGGCCGCGAGGTCGTCCAGCTGTACGTCGCCCCCCGCGCCGACCGCGTCGAGCGCCCCGAGCGCTGGCTGATCGGCTTCGCGACGGTCGAGGCCGCTCCAGGCGCCGCCGCGGAGGCGGAGATCCGGCTGGCGCCCCGCCTCTTCGACGTGTGGGACGAGGAGACGCGCGCGTGGACCGCCGTACCGGGCCGGTACGAGATCCGCGCGGGCCGCTCCCTCACCGACGTGCGCCTGAGCGTCTGCCTGGAACTCGACTGA
- a CDS encoding MarR family winged helix-turn-helix transcriptional regulator, with product MASTRTDPVTVEVVELIGTVVARYHEEYEHAAAQHSLTGAQARVLSLLALEPLPMRRIAVSLRCEPSNVTGIVDRLEARGLVERRPDPADRRVKLAAPTEEGRATARRLRDALDFAREPLAGLSVAERALLRDLLRRMLDEPRADGLDGGPRA from the coding sequence ATGGCCAGTACACGCACAGACCCGGTCACCGTCGAGGTCGTGGAACTCATCGGCACCGTCGTGGCGCGCTACCACGAGGAGTACGAGCACGCCGCGGCGCAGCACTCGCTGACCGGTGCGCAGGCGCGCGTGCTGAGCCTGCTCGCCCTGGAGCCGCTGCCCATGCGGCGCATCGCCGTGTCCCTGCGGTGCGAGCCGTCGAACGTGACGGGCATCGTCGACCGCCTGGAGGCCCGCGGCCTCGTCGAGCGGCGCCCGGACCCGGCGGACCGCCGGGTGAAGCTGGCCGCGCCGACGGAGGAGGGCCGCGCGACCGCGCGCCGTCTGCGGGACGCCCTGGACTTCGCCCGGGAGCCGCTGGCGGGCCTCTCGGTGGCGGAGCGCGCCCTGCTGCGCGACCTGCTGCGCCGCATGCTCGACGAGCCCCGGGCTGATGGTCTTGACGGCGGGCCCCGGGCCTGA
- a CDS encoding NADP-dependent oxidoreductase, whose product MSALPTSGREWHLVARPHGWPVPEDFALREAPVTAPGEGRILVRNLHFSVDPYMRGRMNDVKSYVPPFRLDHPMEGGAVGEVVASAAEGFEVGDHVLHGLGWREYAEVEAGRAAKVDAFLAPLTAYLGVLGMTGLTAYAGLFETASFKEGDAVFVSGAAGAVGSQVGQMARLKGASRVIGSAGSDEKVKRLVEEYGFDAAFNYKNGPVGEQLRAAAPDGIDVYFDNVGGEHLEAAISSLNVHGRATICGMIAQYNDTEATPAPRNLALVIGKRLRLQGVLVGDHAALQPRFVEEVSGWLRSGDLKYDETVVEGMENGVDAFLGMLRGANTGKMIVSLTR is encoded by the coding sequence ATGTCCGCACTCCCGACGTCCGGCCGTGAATGGCACCTCGTCGCCCGCCCGCACGGCTGGCCCGTCCCGGAGGACTTCGCGCTCCGCGAGGCCCCCGTCACCGCCCCGGGCGAGGGCCGCATACTCGTCCGCAACCTCCACTTCTCGGTGGACCCGTACATGCGGGGCCGGATGAACGACGTGAAGTCGTACGTCCCGCCCTTCCGGCTGGACCACCCGATGGAGGGAGGCGCGGTCGGCGAGGTCGTCGCCTCCGCCGCCGAGGGCTTCGAGGTCGGCGACCACGTCCTGCACGGCCTGGGCTGGCGGGAGTACGCCGAGGTCGAGGCCGGGCGCGCCGCCAAGGTCGACGCCTTCCTCGCGCCGCTCACCGCCTACCTGGGCGTGCTCGGCATGACGGGCCTCACGGCGTACGCGGGCCTCTTCGAGACGGCCTCCTTCAAGGAGGGCGACGCCGTGTTCGTCTCCGGCGCGGCCGGCGCGGTCGGCAGCCAGGTCGGGCAGATGGCCCGGCTGAAGGGCGCCTCGCGGGTGATCGGCTCGGCCGGTTCCGACGAGAAGGTCAAGCGGCTGGTGGAGGAGTACGGCTTCGACGCCGCCTTCAACTACAAGAACGGCCCGGTCGGCGAGCAGCTGCGGGCCGCCGCCCCCGACGGCATCGACGTCTACTTCGACAACGTCGGCGGCGAGCACCTGGAGGCCGCGATCTCCTCGCTCAACGTCCACGGCCGCGCCACCATCTGCGGCATGATCGCCCAGTACAACGACACCGAGGCGACCCCGGCCCCGCGTAACCTCGCCCTGGTCATCGGCAAGCGCCTGCGCCTGCAGGGCGTGCTCGTCGGCGACCACGCCGCCCTCCAGCCGCGCTTCGTGGAGGAGGTCTCCGGCTGGCTGCGCTCGGGCGACCTGAAGTACGACGAGACGGTCGTCGAGGGCATGGAGAACGGCGTCGACGCCTTCCTCGGCATGCTGCGCGGTGCCAACACCGGCAAGATGATCGTTTCTCTCACCCGCTAG
- a CDS encoding aldose epimerase family protein produces the protein MITQVEEWGRLSDGAAVHRWTLERAGTRARVLTYGGIVQSVERPDRDGTVADVVLGFDGVAGYEERPEPYFGALVGRYANRIRDGVFRLDGRTHRLARNGGPHSLHGGERGFDKHVWEAAEVDCGVRLSRVSPDGEEGFPGRLEVSATYTLDGDGALCVAYRAVTDAPTVVNLTNHTYWNLGGAHELWVAAAHHTPSDATGVPTGELAPVAGTRLDFRTPRPVGTGLDDNFALDRAVGTAGSVAVGGVLGGAAGGPAGGAVGGAVAAGPGEPDGPVAELYAPATGRVVTVWTTEPGLQVYAPDHLDGVALETQAFPDSPNRPEFPSTVLRPGEVYASRTRYGFGVR, from the coding sequence GTGATCACACAGGTCGAGGAGTGGGGCCGGCTCTCCGACGGCGCGGCGGTGCACCGTTGGACGCTGGAGCGGGCCGGGACGCGCGCGCGGGTCCTGACGTACGGCGGGATCGTGCAGTCGGTGGAGCGGCCGGACCGGGACGGGACCGTCGCGGACGTGGTGCTGGGCTTCGACGGCGTCGCCGGGTACGAGGAGCGGCCGGAGCCTTACTTCGGCGCTCTCGTGGGGCGGTACGCCAACCGCATCCGGGACGGCGTCTTCCGTCTGGACGGGCGGACCCACCGGCTCGCGCGCAACGGCGGCCCGCACAGTCTGCACGGCGGCGAGCGGGGCTTCGACAAGCACGTGTGGGAGGCGGCGGAGGTCGACTGCGGGGTGCGGCTGTCCCGGGTGAGTCCGGACGGCGAGGAGGGCTTCCCCGGCCGGCTGGAGGTCTCGGCGACGTACACCCTGGACGGCGACGGCGCCCTGTGCGTCGCGTACCGGGCGGTGACCGACGCCCCGACGGTGGTCAACCTCACCAACCACACGTACTGGAACCTCGGCGGGGCGCACGAGCTGTGGGTCGCCGCCGCGCACCACACGCCGTCGGACGCGACGGGCGTGCCGACCGGGGAGCTGGCCCCGGTGGCGGGGACCCGGCTGGACTTCCGCACGCCGCGGCCCGTGGGCACCGGTCTCGACGACAACTTCGCCTTGGACCGGGCCGTGGGCACGGCGGGGAGCGTGGCCGTGGGCGGAGTCCTGGGCGGAGCTGCGGGCGGACCTGCGGGCGGGGCCGTGGGCGGGGCCGTCGCCGCCGGCCCGGGCGAGCCGGACGGGCCGGTGGCCGAGCTGTACGCGCCCGCCACGGGGCGGGTGGTGACGGTGTGGACGACGGAGCCCGGGCTCCAGGTGTACGCCCCGGACCACCTGGACGGGGTCGCCCTGGAGACGCAGGCCTTCCCGGACTCGCCGAACCGGCCGGAGTTCCCGAGCACGGTGCTGCGGCCGGGCGAGGTGTACGCGTCTCGGACGCGGTACGGCTTCGGGGTGCGCTGA
- a CDS encoding SCO4226 family nickel-binding protein encodes MATYMDVHHGFEGITADQLRQAHQADLAHEKEEGVHFERAWADPESGTVYCLSSAPSKEAVQRVHEKAGHRADEVHEVPIAV; translated from the coding sequence ATGGCCACGTACATGGACGTTCACCACGGGTTCGAAGGCATCACCGCCGACCAGCTGCGCCAGGCGCACCAGGCGGACCTCGCCCACGAGAAGGAGGAAGGCGTGCACTTCGAGCGGGCCTGGGCCGACCCGGAGTCCGGCACGGTGTACTGCCTGTCGTCGGCGCCCTCCAAGGAGGCGGTGCAGCGGGTGCACGAGAAGGCGGGGCACCGGGCCGACGAGGTCCACGAGGTGCCGATCGCGGTCTGA